One stretch of Labrus bergylta chromosome 24, fLabBer1.1, whole genome shotgun sequence DNA includes these proteins:
- the LOC109979193 gene encoding probable ribonuclease ZC3H12C: MGQKDHVEAEAGHILDLVLDLEYLHVAGADRQAGGADGPPAMEEQGDTSSNSGAVDSPPPPGSVEETAGSDVGVESAPSSLDPDGGEAGLTHSKNTHQPLCRTQCVDLGTEGPPEPPFEPPSEPPSEPSTEHEADTPVQSSSPEPPPNPAAAEPAPESGGKEYQAKLDFALKLGYSEETVRLVLSKLGPDTLINDILGELVKLGTKSDSEQQPASLASTSSSSSTSSSSCGCSDLLDSQRSDSPCLSESLCDQDNLRPVVLDGSNVAMSHGNKEVFSCQGIQLAVDWFLERGHHDITVFVPAWRKEQSRPDAPITDQEILRRLEKEKILVFTPSRRVQGRRVVCYDDRFIVKLAYESDGIIVSNDNYRDLANEKPEWKKFIDERLLMYSFVNDKFMPPDDPLGRHGPSLDNFLRKRPIMPEQKKQPCPYGKKCTYGHKCKYYHPERGAQPQRAVADELRASAKTCVTTKHQTDTGLVKSHSVPAGSIEVKKGAPKRQSDPSIRALSYSDAEEKLLAKSRLESQKSGLYGSGGSSSCSGSLTPAPPSGLSLPQEQQPRAATPHALPAPGHDLYPHCESPDLSYYSVTRAYSGLSLSSRRSPDCRFPNDTDLRIGSMGSAGSECGSESSVSCGSSCDSYSERPCPGCPPDTLLEDGMHFATPHSRLYPHHPASNHELCGLHPAEYTNIQHSHTSNPAVHSYHLSVARGQTCSHDQPPPEAPTKRPLYPLPPHLQHQPLAARSSCPGDYHSLPQSNPHPPGSPLGRCLAPTRAESVSDSHLYEHLSTLHHHHRTKALPGWDSYYRQPQLPPSRYEQSAYQSLPDTRQSSWHSPPWAQDGYAPHHSSHPALHPSPTHYLNHPPPQSHSPHPPHPSSTPLPPYSSHLSVPSHAQPSYMHPESSAHSRYEDAREKVYVNLCNIFPSELVSRVMARSPHITDPQQLAAAILTEKTQTRY; encoded by the exons ATGGGCCAGAAGGACCATGTGGAGGCAGAAGCAGGCCACATCCTCGACCTGGTGCTGGACTTGGAATATCTCCACGTAGCGGGGGCCGACCGACAGGCTGGCGGCGCTGACGGGCCCCCTGCTATGGAGGAGCAGGGGGACACCTCCAGCAACAGCGGCGCCGTCGATTCCCCTCCTCCGCCGGGTTCAGTGGAAGAAACAGCAGGTTCGGATGTAGGGGTCGAGTCGGCGCCCTCTTCCCTCGACCCAGATGGAGGAGAAGCGGGGTTAACCCACAGCAAGAACACCCACCAGCCGCTCTGTCGCACCCAGTGTGTAGACTTGGGCACTGAGGGTCCTCCTGAGCCCCCATTTGAGCCCCCGTCTGAGCCCCCGTCTGAGCCCTCAACAGAACATGAAGCTGACACACCGGTCCAGTCCTCCTCACCTGAGCCTCCACCCAACCCCGCTGCAGCAGAGCCGGCTCCTGAATCAGGCGGGAAGGAGTACCAGGCGAAGCTGGACTTTGCCCTGAAGCTGGGATACTCTGAGGAAACAGTGCGGCTGGTCCTGTCCAAGCTCGGCCCAGACACCCTCATCAATGACATACTGGGAGAGCTGGTCAAACTGGGCACCAAGTCGGACAGCGAGCAGCAGCCTGCGTCGTTGGCCTCCACGTCTTCATCGtcgtccacctcctcctcctcctgtgggTGTTCTGACCTTCTGGATAGCCAGAGGTCGGACTCGCCATGCCTGTCAGAGTCTCTGTGCGACCAGGACAACCTGCGGCCAGTCGTGTTGGACGGCAGCAACGTCGCCATGAG CCATGGCAACAAGGAAGTGTTTTCCTGTCAGGGCATCCAGCTTGCAGTCGATTGGTTCCTTGAGCGCGGTCACCATGACATCACGGTGTTTGTGCCTGCGTGGAGGAAGGAGCAGTCTCGCCCTGACGCCCCGATAACAG ATCAGGAGATCCTGCGTCGCCTGGAGAAGGAGAAGATCCTCGTCTTCACTCCTTCACGGCGCGTCCAAGGTCGCCGCGTGGTTTGCTACGATGACCGCTTCATCGTCAAGCTGGCCTACGAGTCGGACGGAATCATCGTCTCCAACGACAACTACAGGGACCTCGCCAACGAGAAGCCCGAGTGGAAGAAGTTCATCGACGAGCGGCTGCTCATGTACTCTTTTGTCAACGACAA ATTCATGCCCCCAGATGACCCTCTGGGTCGTCACGGCCCCAGCTTAGACAACTTCCTGAGGAAAAGGCCGATCATGCCTGAGCAGAAGAAACAGCCTTGCCCATATG GAAAGAAGTGCACTTACGGCCACAAATGTAAATACTACCACCCTGAGAGAGGGGCTCAGCCTCAGCGTGCTGTGGCCGATGAGCTGCGTGCCAGCGCTAAGACCTGTGTCACCACAAAGCACCAGACGGACACTGGCCTCGTGAAGAGCCACAGCGTGCCGGCTGGCAGCATTGAGGTGAAAAAAGGAGCCCCAAAAAGACAGTCAGACCCAAGCATCCGCGCTCTGTCATACAGTGACGCCGAGGAGAAGCTGCTGGCGAAAAGTCGGCTGGAGAGCCAGAAGAGCGGTCTGTATGGCAGCGGCGGCAGCAGTAGTTGCAGCGGGAGTTTAACCCCTGCTCCTCCATCTGGTCTGAGCCTTCCCCAAGAGCAGCAGCCCAGAGCGGCCACTCCTCATGCTCTACCAGCCCCAGGCCATGATCTTTACCCTCACTGTGAGTCTCCAGATTTAAGCTACTACTCTGTAACACGTGCCTACTCGGGCCTGAGCCTCTCGTCCAGGCGGAGCCCAGACTGTCGCTTCCCCAACGACACAGACCTGCGGATCGGCTCAATGGGCTCAGCAGGATCTGAATGCGGGAGCGAGAGCAGCGTGAGTTGCGGCAGCAGCTGCGACTCCTACAGCGAGAGGCCGTGTCCTGGATGTCCTCCCGACACCTTACTTGAAGACGGCATGCATTTCGCTACCCCTCACAGTCGACTGTATCCCCATCACCCCGCATCGAACCATGAACTCTGTGGACTCCATCCTGCTGAGTACACAAACATCCAGCACAGCCACACGTCTAACCCTGCAGTCCACAGCTACCACCTGAGTGTAGCACGTGGGCAGACCTGCTCTCACGATCAGCCTCCACCTGAAGCCCCCACAAAGCGCCCACTCTACCCCTTACCCCCTCATCTCCAGCACCAGCCGCTGGCAGCACGCTCCAGCTGCCCAGGGGACTACCACTCTCTGCCCCAGTCCAACCCTCACCCCCCTGGCTCTCCTCTGGGCCGCTGCCTGGCCCCCACCCGAGCAGAGAGTGTGTCAGACTCACACCTGTATGAGCACCTCTCCACCTTGCACCATCACCACCGCACAAAAGCTCTGCCCGGGTGGGACTCGTACTACAGGCAGCCTCAATTACCTCCATCTAGGTACGAGCAGTCAGCCTATCAGAGCCTGCCGGACACACGACAGTCTTCCTGGCATTCCCCTCCCTGGGCGCAGGACGGCTACGCCCCACACCACTCCTCTCACCCAGCCCTTCACCCATCCCCAACACATTACCTAAACCACCCACCACCCCAATCGCActctcctcaccctcctcaccCGTCAAGCACCCCTCTCCCTCCGtacagctcccacctgtcagtGCCCTCTCATGCCCAACCCTCCTACATGCACCCAGAATCCTCTGCGCACAGCCGCTACGAGGACGCGAGGGAGAAGGTGTACGTGAACCTGTGTAACATCTTCCCCTCGGAGCTGGTGAGTCGGGTGATGGCAAGGAGCCCCCACATCACAGACCCCCAGCAGCTCGCAGCCGCCATCCTCACAGAGAAAACCCAAACGCGATACTGa